A genomic window from Vigna radiata var. radiata cultivar VC1973A chromosome 2, Vradiata_ver6, whole genome shotgun sequence includes:
- the LOC106752684 gene encoding uncharacterized protein LOC106752684, translating to MALQNLEVARVAAENARVSSENTQRQFVEVLTSGRATASPSSSSTAARPQEWSLESFLQHHPAKFNGQCTPDEADQWFHDMERIYNAKRCPEDSRLAFTEYLLTGEVSHWWSSLWMILEESRTPITWELFRQKFYREYFPDSVIFAKEVEFLELTQGNMYLSKYVDRFKHLLRFNTMAVDEDWQCHKFENGLRGDVKLMVMGLSIRDFPTLVEKARSLEKAKLEVESQQKQSQRVGGSITSRGGSNFRRTPYFRPPSLSFGGSSSSSHSSGQQSNLIMGNCLLNEKVCVVLYDSGATHSFVSQSCAEELGLSVRELQCDLTVSTPTSGLVKTSTVCVRCSVIVEGRSFKKKLVFPSDLMEMSLPLGVLRQDIIEGASCFLIMSHVEVNQDSDSLSQETSGANLPVVNEFLDVFPEEIPSLPPPREVEFSIDLRTSLIIHQTYER from the exons ATGGCTTTGCAAAACTTGGAAGTTGCTCGGGTTGCAGCAGAAAATGCCAGAGTGTCATCTGAGAACACTCAGAGACAATTTGTGGAGGTTCTTACTAGTGGCAGAGCTACAGCAAgcccttcttcctcttctactGCTGCTCGACCACAGGAGTGGAGCTTAGAAAGTTTCCTTCAACATCACCCGGCCAAGTTCAATGGCCAATGCACACCAGATGAAGCAGACCAGTGGTTCCACGACATGGAGAGGATTTATAATGCAAAGAGGTGTCCGGAGGATAGCAGGCTAGCATTCACCGAGTACCTTCTGACTGGAGAGGTCAGTCATTGGTGGAGCAGCTTATGGATGATCCTGGAAGAGAGTAGGACTCCGATCACTTGGGAGTTGTTCAGGCAGAAATTCTACAGGGAATATTTCCCTGATAGTGTAATATTTGCAAAGGAGGTTGAGTTCTTGGAGCTGACTCAGGGGAATATGTATTTGTCTAAGTATGTTGATCGTTTCAAGCATCTTCTCAGATTTAACACCATGGCGGTTGATGAAGATTGGCAGTGTCACAAGTTTGAGAATGGCCTGAGGGGTGATGTAAAACTGATGGTGATGGGGCTAAGTATTAGAGATTTTCCTACACTGGTGGAGAAGGCCAGATCTTTAGAGAAGGCAAAATTGGAGGTTGAGAGTCAACAAAAGCAATCTCAGAGAGTTGGAGGGTCGATTACCTCTAGGGGTGGATCTAACTTTAGGAGGACCCCATATTTTAGACCACCTTCTCTTAGTTTTGGTggatcatcttcttcttcacattcaTCAGGACAGCAGA GTAACCTGATCATGGGTAACTGTTTGCTGAATGAGAAAGTTTGTGTCGTACTGTATGATTCTGGAGCGACACACTCCTTTGTGTCACAATCTTGCGCTGAGGAGTTGGGGTTGTCAGTGAGAGAGCTACAGTGTGATTTAACTGTATCTACTCCCACTTCTGGGTTGGTGAAAACGTCCACTGTGTGTGTTAGATGCTCAGTGATAGTTGAGGGGCGCAGCTTCAAG AAGAAGTTGGTGTTTCCAAGTGATCTGATGGAGATGTCCTTGCCTCTTGGTGTGCTAAGGCAAGACATAATAGAAGGTGCAAGCTGTTTCTTGATAATGTCGCATGTTGAAGTGAACCAAGACTCAGACTCTTTGAGTCAAGAAACTTCTGGTGCAAATCTACCGGTAGTCAATGAGTTTCTTGATGTATTTCCTGAAGAAATACCTAGTCTGCCTCCTCCGAGGGAGGTGGAATTCTCCATTGATTTACGGACAAGTTTAATAATCCATCAAACTTATGAAAGATGA